A genomic stretch from Gorilla gorilla gorilla isolate KB3781 chromosome 20, NHGRI_mGorGor1-v2.1_pri, whole genome shotgun sequence includes:
- the TNNI3 gene encoding troponin I, cardiac muscle: MADRSSDAAREPRPAPAPIRRRSSNYRAYATEPHAKKKSKISASRKLQLKTLLLQIAKQELEREAEERRGEKGRALSTRCQPLELAGLGFAELQDLCRQLHARVDKVDEERYDIEAKVTKNITEIADLTQKIFDLRGKFKRPTLRRVRISADAMMQALLGARAKESLDLRAHLKQVKKEDTEKENREVGDWRKNIDALSGMEGRKKKFES; this comes from the exons ATGGCGGATAG GAGCAGCGATGCG GCTAGGGAACCTCGCCCTGCACCAGCCCCAATCAGACGCCGCTCCTCCAACTACCGCGCTTATGCCACGGAGCCTCACGCCAAG AAAAAATCTAAGATCTCCGCCTCGAGAAAATTGCAGCTGAAG ACTCTGCTGCTGCAGATTGCAAAGCAAGAGCTGGAGCGAGAGGCGGAGGAGCGGCGCGGAGAGAAGGGGCGCGCTCTGAGCACCCGCTGCCAGCCGCTGGAGTTGGCCGGGCTGGGCTTCGCGGAGCTGCAG GACTTGTGCCGACAGCTCCACGCCCGTGTGGACAAGGTGGATGAAGAGAGATACGACATAGAGGCAAAAGTCACCAAGAACATCACGGAG ATTGCAGATCTGACTCAGAAGATCTTTGACCTTCGAGGCAAGTTTAAGCGGCCCACCCTGCGGAGAGTGAGGATCTCTGCAGATGCCATGATGCAGGCGCTGCTGGGGGCCCGGGCTAAGGAGTCCCTGGACCTGCGGGCCCACCTCAAGCAGGTGAAGAAGGAGGACACCGAGAAG GAAAACCGGGAGGTGGGAGACTGGCGCAAGAACATCGATGCACTGAGTGGAATGGAGGGCCGCAAGAAAAAGTTTGAGAGCTGA